In a single window of the Prevotella melaninogenica genome:
- the dut gene encoding dUTP diphosphatase, with product MTQIKVINKGHQQLPAYATSQSAGMDLRANIDAPIVLQPMERRLIPTGLHIALPVGFEAQVRPRSGLALKHGLTVLNSPGTIDADYRGEIMVLLINFSNEPFTINDGERIAQMVIARHEQAEFVEVEVLDETERGEGGYGHTGVK from the coding sequence ATGACACAGATAAAAGTAATCAATAAAGGGCATCAGCAGCTTCCTGCTTATGCTACTTCACAGAGTGCGGGGATGGACCTTCGCGCTAATATCGATGCACCTATCGTACTGCAACCAATGGAGAGAAGACTCATTCCAACTGGTCTTCATATTGCTCTCCCAGTGGGGTTTGAAGCACAGGTGCGCCCTCGTAGCGGTCTTGCTTTAAAGCATGGACTGACTGTTCTCAACTCTCCTGGTACGATTGATGCCGACTATCGTGGTGAAATCATGGTACTACTCATTAATTTCTCCAATGAACCTTTCACCATAAACGATGGTGAACGCATTGCGCAGATGGTCATTGCACGCCACGAACAAGCAGAGTTTGTTGAGGTGGAAGTACTCGATGAGACCGAACGTGGTGAAGGTGGATATGGTCATACGGGTGTGAAGTAA
- a CDS encoding tetratricopeptide repeat protein, with translation MFNNVILKVTKMRRTLLALALLGGSLAMHADRKDSLQSYNYFFLEAMRQQDMGNLTAAFDLLRHARDLNPQAPEVYYQLASFYVDMKKDALAREYFEKAASLDPENSAYQEKLGKLYVSQKDYPNAINAFERLYESNKMRSDVLQLLYQLYASQDEYKMMIKCLERLEILEGTNEQISLSKMQLYEQMGEKRKEYDELKALVDSHPLDLNYRVMLGNWLLQNGKKKEALQKYRDVLKEDPNNSLAKLSMMDYYNNIGDKATAKTILQELLQSPKTEKETKLELLRQIITSSQKDNTPDSTEVMRQFSVALAVPQEDADIYMLKAAYMTLRKWPKAEINRVYEQAIEVEPDNSRARVALIQNIWETEDYDKVIAICRPAIEYNPDEMAFYYFQGMAQFQKHDSDAALETFRKGVGQIKPDSNPGIVSDFYAIMGDILHEKGRNDEAFQAYDSCLQWKADNVAALNNYAYYLSEENKNLTKAEQMSYKTIKAEPNNSTYLDTYAWILFQQKRYEEAKIYIEQAIRNDSTLSNVVKEHAGDIYAQTGDIEKALEYWRKALDGNKENATLRKKIELKKYIAE, from the coding sequence ATGTTCAATAACGTTATATTGAAAGTCACAAAGATGCGCCGTACCCTCCTTGCTCTTGCTTTGTTGGGTGGTTCTTTGGCAATGCATGCTGATCGAAAGGATAGCCTTCAAAGCTATAATTACTTCTTCCTTGAGGCAATGCGACAGCAGGATATGGGCAACCTTACGGCTGCCTTTGACCTTCTGCGCCATGCACGCGACCTTAATCCACAAGCACCGGAGGTTTATTATCAGTTAGCCTCTTTTTATGTGGACATGAAGAAGGATGCATTGGCACGTGAATACTTCGAGAAGGCGGCAAGTCTTGATCCTGAGAACTCGGCTTATCAGGAGAAATTAGGAAAACTCTACGTATCACAGAAGGACTATCCTAATGCCATCAATGCCTTTGAACGTCTTTATGAATCTAATAAAATGCGTTCTGATGTGCTGCAACTTCTCTATCAACTTTACGCTTCCCAGGATGAGTACAAGATGATGATTAAGTGCTTGGAACGTCTGGAAATATTGGAAGGAACCAACGAGCAGATTTCACTTAGCAAGATGCAACTCTACGAACAGATGGGGGAAAAGCGCAAAGAGTACGACGAGTTGAAGGCACTTGTTGACAGTCATCCGCTCGATCTCAACTATCGTGTGATGCTCGGAAACTGGCTTTTGCAGAATGGAAAGAAGAAGGAAGCCCTTCAGAAGTACCGTGATGTACTGAAAGAGGATCCTAATAACTCGCTTGCTAAGCTCTCTATGATGGATTATTATAATAACATCGGAGACAAGGCAACCGCAAAAACAATCCTACAGGAGTTGTTGCAATCGCCGAAAACAGAGAAGGAAACAAAGTTAGAGTTACTCCGTCAGATTATTACAAGCAGTCAGAAGGATAATACCCCAGATAGTACTGAGGTGATGCGACAGTTCTCTGTGGCATTAGCCGTTCCACAAGAAGACGCTGATATCTATATGCTTAAAGCCGCATACATGACACTTCGCAAGTGGCCAAAGGCTGAAATCAATCGCGTTTATGAGCAAGCTATTGAGGTAGAGCCTGATAATTCGCGTGCAAGAGTAGCTCTGATTCAAAACATTTGGGAAACAGAAGACTACGATAAGGTCATCGCTATCTGCCGACCAGCCATAGAGTATAATCCAGATGAGATGGCATTCTATTACTTCCAAGGTATGGCTCAGTTCCAAAAGCACGATAGTGACGCTGCATTGGAGACCTTCCGAAAGGGAGTGGGACAGATAAAGCCAGACAGTAACCCTGGTATTGTGTCAGACTTCTACGCTATTATGGGTGATATCCTTCATGAGAAGGGGCGCAATGATGAGGCTTTTCAAGCGTATGATAGTTGTTTGCAGTGGAAAGCAGATAATGTGGCTGCATTGAACAACTATGCTTATTACCTCAGTGAGGAGAATAAAAACCTTACAAAGGCAGAGCAGATGAGCTATAAGACTATCAAGGCAGAGCCTAATAATAGTACTTATCTTGACACCTACGCATGGATACTTTTCCAGCAAAAGCGCTACGAAGAGGCAAAGATTTATATCGAACAAGCAATTCGTAATGACTCTACTCTGAGCAATGTTGTAAAGGAACACGCTGGTGATATCTATGCACAGACAGGCGATATAGAGAAAGCTCTTGAGTACTGGAGGAAAGCTCTCGATGGAAATAAGGAGAATGCGACATTGAGAAAGAAGATAGAACTAAAGAAATACATAGCAGAATGA
- a CDS encoding murein hydrolase activator EnvC family protein, with product MKRLSLLFILSIMCMLSVSAQHSRKHRRQHKAAVNQPVQTKSSVKGKGKKALDAKQNSPAEVPVTNVKGQKQVAEKQQTQTQVKGKQQHGNVQQQQLVNGQQPQGKGQPVQVKGQLVVRGKAAARNANVGKKGAKGPAYVTTEEIKGLQQQNQKLQQEISEHEEEMKVKQKDVDDRLQKIVRLDTEIGQHKRTIDTIATDIKGLDTNIGILKGQLASLEAQLGERRARFIRSMRYMARHRSIQDKMMFVFSAKNLTQMYRRLRFVREYAAYQRAQGEQLKAKQMQVDEKHSQLKQVRINKSNLLYKDRQVHAQMERKRVEQQTVVTSLQNDQKVLQGVIAQRRQQQQALNAQIDRLIQIEIQKARERAIAEAKAQAAARAAAAKKRAEELARKKAAAEAAARENARRIAEAKEREEKAKAAARAAAEAAAKARQEAAARAAAARAAAEKARQEALQKERVAARERAIRKVEEQEAAARAAQEKAEARAAAEQARADQMAREAEASRVAAERKADADRERAAREAEAARASAAENNDMLSSADRAITGNFANNRGRLPMPLTGQIVSHFGQYNVAGMSNIRLNNDGINIKGAPGAAVRSVFMGEVSGVFMAGGMSVVMIRHGIYISVYANLGSVGVSKGQKVGTGQTIGTVGKTGILQFQLRKETAKLNPEQWLR from the coding sequence ATGAAACGTCTTTCTTTATTATTCATATTGTCAATCATGTGTATGCTGAGTGTTTCTGCTCAGCATTCACGAAAGCATAGGAGACAGCATAAAGCGGCTGTCAATCAACCTGTTCAAACAAAATCTTCTGTAAAGGGGAAGGGTAAAAAAGCTCTTGATGCGAAACAAAATAGCCCAGCAGAAGTTCCTGTAACTAACGTAAAAGGTCAGAAGCAGGTAGCTGAGAAGCAGCAAACTCAAACCCAAGTAAAGGGTAAGCAACAGCATGGTAACGTACAACAGCAGCAACTTGTCAATGGCCAGCAGCCTCAAGGCAAGGGTCAACCCGTTCAGGTTAAGGGTCAGTTAGTTGTACGTGGTAAGGCTGCTGCTCGCAATGCCAATGTTGGTAAGAAGGGTGCAAAGGGTCCTGCCTACGTAACAACAGAGGAAATTAAGGGCTTGCAGCAGCAAAACCAGAAGTTGCAACAAGAGATTTCGGAACACGAGGAGGAAATGAAAGTAAAGCAGAAGGACGTTGATGACCGTCTGCAAAAGATTGTTCGCCTCGATACTGAAATCGGTCAGCACAAGAGAACGATTGACACAATTGCCACAGACATCAAGGGCTTAGATACGAATATCGGTATTTTGAAAGGTCAGCTGGCTTCTCTTGAGGCACAGTTGGGAGAGCGTCGTGCTCGTTTCATCCGTTCAATGCGATACATGGCACGTCATCGTAGTATTCAAGATAAGATGATGTTTGTCTTTTCTGCAAAGAACTTAACCCAGATGTATCGTCGTCTTCGTTTCGTCCGAGAGTATGCTGCCTATCAGCGTGCGCAGGGCGAACAGCTCAAAGCTAAGCAGATGCAGGTAGATGAGAAGCACTCACAGTTGAAGCAGGTGCGTATTAATAAGAGTAATCTTCTCTACAAAGACCGTCAGGTGCATGCTCAGATGGAACGTAAGCGTGTTGAACAGCAGACGGTTGTAACCTCTTTGCAGAACGATCAGAAGGTCTTGCAGGGTGTTATCGCACAGCGCCGTCAACAGCAACAGGCTTTGAATGCACAGATTGACCGACTCATTCAGATTGAAATACAGAAGGCACGCGAACGTGCTATAGCAGAAGCAAAGGCGCAGGCTGCCGCTCGTGCCGCTGCCGCTAAGAAGCGTGCAGAGGAATTGGCACGCAAGAAGGCTGCTGCAGAAGCTGCCGCTCGTGAGAATGCTCGTCGTATTGCTGAGGCAAAAGAGCGTGAGGAGAAAGCTAAGGCTGCCGCTCGTGCTGCTGCTGAAGCTGCTGCGAAAGCTCGTCAGGAGGCTGCTGCCCGTGCTGCCGCTGCCCGTGCTGCGGCTGAAAAGGCTCGTCAGGAAGCATTGCAGAAGGAACGTGTTGCCGCTCGTGAGCGTGCTATTCGTAAGGTTGAGGAGCAGGAAGCTGCTGCTCGTGCTGCACAGGAAAAGGCTGAAGCGCGTGCTGCTGCCGAGCAGGCTCGTGCCGATCAGATGGCTCGTGAGGCTGAGGCAAGCCGTGTGGCTGCTGAACGTAAGGCTGATGCTGACCGTGAGCGAGCTGCTCGTGAGGCTGAAGCAGCGAGAGCATCTGCTGCTGAAAACAATGATATGCTTAGCTCAGCCGACCGTGCGATAACGGGTAATTTCGCTAATAACCGTGGTAGATTACCAATGCCATTGACGGGTCAGATTGTCAGTCACTTCGGTCAGTACAATGTGGCTGGTATGTCAAATATCCGTCTGAATAATGATGGTATCAACATCAAGGGTGCTCCTGGAGCAGCCGTTCGCAGTGTCTTTATGGGTGAGGTGAGTGGTGTGTTCATGGCAGGTGGTATGAGTGTTGTGATGATTCGTCATGGTATTTATATCTCTGTTTATGCTAACTTGGGTTCTGTTGGTGTCAGCAAGGGTCAGAAGGTTGGTACGGGACAGACCATTGGAACCGTTGGTAAGACGGGTATTCTTCAGTTCCAGTTGCGTAAGGAAACAGCTAAGCTGAATCCAGAGCAGTGGTTGCGCTGA
- a CDS encoding DUF4292 domain-containing protein, which yields MKKTKILLVSMTALILASCGTKKAVVQQKPVQDNKVAQQTAPAPKDNKMESLVVMQRVADNALYQKNLVSNLTFTLNDGRKDITVPGILRMRKDEVIRLQLLIPILRSEVGRIEFAKDYVLFIDRIHKQYVKASYDEVGFLRDNGINFYSLQSLFWNQVFIPRQQKVSEADLSQFAVDESKAQTEGSTLISLKDGKMDYQWSVNPKNNQIVLTTVTYNSNAHGASKLSWSYDDFKAFGSKLFPASQMLTINTPKFGQKPAKTLKASFDLESFSDASDWEVFTTPSDKYTKVSVEDILGKLMNF from the coding sequence ATGAAGAAAACAAAGATATTACTTGTAAGCATGACTGCCCTAATCTTGGCATCATGTGGTACAAAGAAAGCCGTAGTGCAACAGAAACCTGTGCAGGATAACAAGGTTGCACAGCAGACAGCACCTGCTCCAAAGGATAACAAGATGGAGAGTCTTGTTGTCATGCAGCGTGTTGCTGATAATGCACTTTACCAAAAGAACCTCGTTTCAAACCTCACTTTTACGCTCAATGATGGGCGTAAGGATATTACCGTACCAGGTATTTTGCGTATGCGTAAGGATGAGGTTATCCGCTTGCAGTTGCTGATTCCAATTCTTCGTAGTGAGGTGGGACGCATCGAGTTTGCAAAGGATTACGTCCTCTTCATTGACCGTATCCATAAGCAGTATGTAAAGGCAAGCTACGATGAGGTAGGCTTCTTGCGTGATAATGGTATCAACTTCTATTCACTTCAGTCGCTTTTCTGGAATCAAGTGTTCATTCCTCGTCAGCAAAAGGTAAGCGAAGCAGACCTCTCACAGTTTGCTGTTGATGAAAGCAAAGCACAGACAGAGGGTTCTACTCTGATAAGTCTTAAAGATGGAAAGATGGATTATCAGTGGTCGGTTAACCCTAAGAACAACCAGATTGTACTGACAACTGTTACTTATAACAGCAATGCTCATGGTGCTTCAAAGCTCTCATGGAGTTATGATGACTTTAAAGCATTTGGCTCAAAACTCTTCCCTGCAAGTCAGATGTTGACAATCAATACACCAAAGTTTGGACAGAAGCCAGCGAAGACACTTAAGGCAAGCTTTGATCTTGAGAGCTTCAGCGATGCCAGCGATTGGGAAGTTTTCACCACACCATCTGATAAGTACACAAAAGTAAGCGTAGAGGATATCCTCGGCAAACTAATGAACTTTTAA